Proteins encoded by one window of Kribbella flavida DSM 17836:
- a CDS encoding M28 family metallopeptidase — MSPPRTFLSAVLGAALVGTVLVPATPATAAESPDLSVTNAKAHLDQLQSIATSNGGNRATGRPGYRASADWVRSKLDAAGYTTTLQSFSTSAGTSYNVIAEWPRGDANHVVMAGAHLDSVSSGPGINDNGTGSAGVLEAALAYAASGQTPRNRLRFGLWGAEELGLVGSKYYVNNLPAADRDRIELYLNFDMIGSPNPGYFVYNDNPAGNAARDDLTAYFTGRGVQTEYVDVQGRSDHAAFRSLGIATAGTFSGAEGIKTSAQASKWGGTAGQAYDPCYHRSCDTISNLNLTSLDRQLDAIGHMVWTYAQKDYGSTNPPTGTNRLLNPGFESGAVSWTGTTGVITNSTTKPARTGSYKAWLQGNGRSSTENLGQSVAIPATAAAATLAFWIRIDTAETTGSTAYDTVKVQVVDGTTTTTLATLSNLDKSTAYVQKSYDVTQYKGRTVTVRFVGQEDASLQTSFVIDDVSLVAG; from the coding sequence ATGTCCCCGCCCAGAACCTTCCTGTCCGCCGTGCTCGGCGCCGCGCTGGTCGGCACCGTCCTGGTGCCGGCCACGCCGGCCACCGCCGCCGAGTCGCCTGATCTGTCCGTCACCAACGCCAAGGCCCATCTCGACCAGCTGCAGTCGATCGCGACGAGCAACGGCGGCAACCGCGCCACCGGCCGGCCCGGGTACCGCGCGTCCGCCGACTGGGTGAGGTCCAAGCTCGACGCGGCCGGCTACACCACCACCCTGCAGTCCTTCTCCACCTCGGCCGGTACGTCGTACAACGTGATCGCGGAGTGGCCGCGCGGCGACGCCAACCACGTCGTGATGGCCGGCGCGCACCTGGACAGCGTCAGCTCCGGTCCGGGCATCAACGACAACGGCACCGGCAGTGCGGGCGTGCTGGAAGCCGCGCTGGCGTACGCCGCGAGCGGCCAGACCCCGCGGAACCGGCTGCGGTTCGGCTTGTGGGGAGCCGAGGAACTCGGCCTGGTCGGATCGAAGTACTACGTGAACAACCTGCCCGCCGCCGACCGGGACCGGATCGAGCTGTACCTGAACTTCGACATGATCGGTTCGCCGAACCCGGGCTACTTCGTCTACAACGACAACCCGGCCGGCAACGCGGCGCGCGACGACCTGACCGCCTACTTCACCGGCCGGGGCGTGCAGACCGAGTACGTCGACGTCCAGGGCCGGTCCGACCACGCCGCCTTCCGGTCGCTCGGCATCGCGACCGCCGGCACCTTCTCCGGTGCCGAGGGCATCAAGACGTCGGCGCAGGCGTCGAAGTGGGGCGGTACCGCGGGGCAGGCCTACGACCCCTGCTACCACCGGTCCTGCGACACGATCAGCAACCTCAACCTGACGTCGCTGGACCGCCAGCTCGACGCGATCGGCCACATGGTCTGGACCTACGCCCAGAAGGACTACGGCAGCACGAACCCGCCGACCGGCACCAACCGGCTGCTCAACCCCGGCTTCGAGTCGGGCGCGGTGAGCTGGACCGGGACCACCGGCGTCATCACCAACAGCACGACCAAGCCGGCGCGCACGGGCTCGTACAAGGCGTGGCTGCAGGGCAACGGCCGGTCGAGCACCGAGAACCTCGGCCAGTCGGTGGCGATCCCGGCGACGGCGGCCGCGGCGACCCTGGCGTTCTGGATCCGGATCGACACCGCTGAGACCACGGGCTCCACGGCGTACGACACGGTGAAGGTGCAGGTGGTCGACGGTACGACGACGACCACGCTGGCGACGCTGTCCAACCTCGACAAGTCCACGGCGTACGTGCAGAAGAGCTACGACGTGACGCAGTACAAGGGCAGGACGGTCACGGTCAGGTTCGTCGGCCAGGAGGACGCGTCGCTGCAGACGAGCTTCGTGATCGACGACGTGTCGTTGGTCGCAGGTTAG
- a CDS encoding M4 family metallopeptidase yields MAVVAAAGLAASFTGTPAGAADRTAPLPASGFNEPAAVQAETALTARTAAALGIAAGEKLHPRGVVKDPDGTEFVHYDRTYNGLKVVGGDLIIKRKGATIAGVTYNRGAKNIGVASTKPTLTQAAALSKGAKAAEFKATSTKGALIVFAATGKPVLAYEVVTTGVKADQTPSVLHTFVDARSGAVLAQDDEIKTGTGNSMYSGTVFIGTSGSFTMSDPTRGGSHTTDLNGATSGTGTTFTDPDDTWGSGTTANRQTAGVDAHFGAQLTWDYYKNVHGRSGIFNNGQGARSRVHYGNAYVNAFWDGTQMTYGDGAGNARPLTSIDVAGHEMSHGVTEATADLNYFGDAGGLNESTSDIFGTAVEFSANNSSDPGDYLIGEKININGNGTPLRYMDKPSKDGRSYDCWSSAVSGADPHYSSGPLNHWFYLASEGTGSKVIGGVTHASTACNGATITPVGRDVAAKVWYRTLTTKLTSGSTYRDAREGAINSAKELYGPDSAQCKGIEAAFSAISVPAGAAACGGTEPEPPTGTNRLLNPGFESGAVNWTGTTGVITNSTSKPARTGSYKAWLQGNGRSSTENLGQSVAIPATATAASLSFWIRIDTAETTASTVYDTVKVQIVDGATTTTLGTLSNLNKSSSYVQKTFSVTQYKGKTVTVRFVGQEDASLQTSFVIDDVSLVAG; encoded by the coding sequence GTGGCCGTCGTCGCAGCTGCGGGTCTGGCTGCGTCGTTCACCGGCACGCCCGCCGGAGCCGCCGACCGGACGGCCCCGCTCCCGGCATCCGGCTTCAACGAGCCGGCCGCCGTCCAGGCCGAGACCGCGCTGACCGCGCGGACGGCCGCAGCGCTCGGCATCGCCGCCGGCGAGAAACTGCACCCCCGGGGCGTGGTGAAGGACCCGGACGGCACCGAGTTCGTGCACTACGACCGGACCTACAACGGCCTGAAGGTCGTCGGCGGTGACCTGATCATCAAGCGCAAGGGCGCCACGATCGCCGGCGTGACCTACAACCGGGGCGCCAAGAACATCGGGGTCGCGTCGACGAAACCGACGCTGACGCAGGCGGCGGCGCTCAGCAAGGGGGCGAAGGCCGCCGAGTTCAAGGCCACCAGCACCAAGGGCGCGCTGATCGTCTTCGCCGCCACCGGCAAGCCCGTGCTGGCCTACGAGGTCGTCACCACCGGCGTGAAGGCCGACCAGACGCCGTCGGTGCTGCACACGTTCGTCGACGCCAGATCGGGCGCGGTGCTCGCCCAGGACGACGAGATCAAGACCGGCACCGGCAACTCGATGTACTCCGGCACGGTGTTCATCGGCACCTCGGGCAGCTTCACGATGTCCGACCCGACCCGCGGCGGCAGCCACACCACCGACCTGAACGGCGCGACCTCCGGCACCGGAACCACCTTCACCGACCCCGACGACACCTGGGGCAGTGGCACCACCGCGAACCGGCAGACCGCCGGCGTCGACGCTCACTTCGGCGCGCAGCTGACCTGGGACTACTACAAGAACGTGCACGGCCGCAGCGGCATCTTCAACAACGGCCAGGGTGCGCGGTCCCGCGTGCACTACGGCAACGCCTACGTGAACGCGTTCTGGGACGGCACCCAGATGACGTACGGCGACGGCGCCGGCAACGCCCGTCCGCTGACCTCGATCGACGTGGCCGGCCACGAGATGAGCCACGGTGTCACCGAGGCGACCGCCGACCTGAACTACTTCGGCGACGCGGGCGGCCTGAACGAGTCGACCTCGGACATCTTCGGCACCGCGGTCGAGTTCTCCGCCAACAACTCCTCCGACCCGGGTGACTACCTGATCGGCGAGAAGATCAACATCAACGGCAACGGCACTCCGCTGCGCTACATGGACAAGCCGAGCAAGGACGGCCGCAGCTACGATTGCTGGAGCAGCGCGGTCAGCGGCGCGGACCCGCACTACTCCTCCGGCCCGCTGAACCACTGGTTCTACCTGGCCTCCGAGGGCACCGGCAGCAAGGTCATCGGCGGGGTCACCCACGCCAGCACCGCCTGCAACGGCGCCACCATCACGCCGGTTGGCCGCGACGTCGCCGCCAAGGTCTGGTACCGCACGCTGACCACGAAGCTGACCTCGGGCAGCACCTACCGCGACGCCCGCGAAGGCGCGATCAACTCGGCCAAGGAGTTGTACGGTCCCGACTCGGCGCAGTGCAAGGGCATCGAGGCCGCGTTCTCCGCCATCTCCGTGCCGGCCGGCGCCGCCGCCTGTGGTGGCACCGAGCCCGAGCCGCCGACCGGCACCAACCGGCTGCTCAACCCCGGCTTCGAGTCGGGCGCGGTGAACTGGACCGGGACCACCGGCGTGATCACCAACAGCACCTCGAAGCCGGCTCGCACCGGTTCGTACAAGGCGTGGCTGCAGGGCAACGGCCGGTCGAGCACCGAGAACCTCGGCCAGTCCGTCGCCATCCCGGCCACGGCGACCGCGGCCAGTCTGTCGTTCTGGATCCGGATCGACACCGCGGAGACCACGGCGTCCACGGTCTACGACACGGTGAAGGTGCAGATCGTCGACGGAGCCACCACGACCACGCTCGGCACCTTGTCGAACCTGAACAAGAGCAGCTCCTACGTGCAGAAGACCTTCAGCGTGACGCAGTACAAGGGCAAGACGGTCACGGTCAGGTTCGTCGGCCAGGAGGACGCGTCGCTGCAGACCAGCTTCGTGATCGACGACGTGTCGCTGGTCGCCGGCTGA
- a CDS encoding thioredoxin domain-containing protein, whose protein sequence is MAGNELSTSTSPYLRQHADNPVAWKQWGEAAFAEARERDVPVFLSVGYSACHWCHVMAHESFEDDATAAYLNEHFVCVKVDREERPDVDAIYMEATVAMTGHGGWPMSVFLTPAGEPFFCGTYFPLDPRHGMASFRQVLESLVDAWRTKREQIDGIGASVVQQLGARQPAVGEAVDAAVLDRAVALLQGDFDPVDGGFGQAPKFPPSMVLDFLLRHHRRTGSEEALAMVTHTCERMARGGMYDQLAGGFARYSVDKQWIVPHFEKMLYDNALLLDVYTHWWTVTGSPLAERVALETADFLLAELRTPEGGFASALDADTEGEEGRYYVWSPTELRELLGEDADWVIELCDVTGTFEHGTSVLQLRSDPDDLDRWNRIRSVLRDARARRTYPGRDDKVVAAWNGLAITALTRAGLVLDRPEYVEAAVKAAELVRDVHVDGSGRLHRTSRDGAVGTAHGVLEDYAAYAQACLTLLAATRDDSWLTLAQRLLDRVLQQFVADGTFFDTAADAETLAWRPQDATDNASPAGVSLAAEAFSTLASVTGEARYEQAADQALAASAAIAARAPRFAGRALAVAETLQSGPLEIAVIGAEDVAAGDGQEQVTQLVRTALASAPWGTAVVQGKPGSDVPLLAGRGLVDGRAAAYVCQKFTCRLPIVLPEDLRGELSTAR, encoded by the coding sequence ATGGCTGGCAACGAGCTGAGCACGTCGACTTCGCCGTACCTGCGGCAGCACGCGGACAACCCGGTGGCGTGGAAGCAGTGGGGAGAGGCGGCGTTCGCGGAGGCGCGGGAGCGGGACGTGCCGGTGTTCCTGTCGGTGGGGTACTCGGCCTGCCACTGGTGCCACGTGATGGCGCACGAGTCGTTCGAGGACGACGCGACGGCGGCGTACCTGAACGAGCACTTCGTCTGCGTCAAGGTGGACCGGGAGGAACGGCCCGACGTCGACGCGATCTACATGGAAGCGACCGTGGCGATGACCGGGCACGGCGGCTGGCCGATGTCGGTGTTCCTGACGCCGGCGGGGGAGCCGTTCTTCTGCGGCACGTACTTCCCGCTGGACCCGCGGCACGGGATGGCCAGCTTCCGGCAGGTGCTGGAGTCGCTGGTGGACGCGTGGCGGACCAAGCGGGAGCAGATCGACGGGATCGGCGCATCCGTGGTGCAGCAGCTCGGCGCCCGGCAGCCGGCCGTCGGGGAAGCGGTCGACGCGGCGGTGCTGGACCGGGCGGTCGCGCTGCTGCAGGGGGACTTCGACCCGGTGGACGGCGGGTTCGGGCAGGCGCCCAAGTTCCCGCCCTCGATGGTGCTCGACTTCCTGCTGCGCCACCACCGGCGGACCGGGTCGGAAGAGGCGCTTGCCATGGTCACCCACACCTGCGAGCGGATGGCCCGCGGTGGCATGTACGACCAGCTGGCCGGCGGGTTCGCGCGGTACAGCGTGGACAAGCAGTGGATCGTGCCGCACTTCGAGAAGATGCTGTACGACAACGCGCTGCTGCTGGACGTCTACACACACTGGTGGACGGTCACCGGTTCGCCGCTGGCCGAGCGGGTCGCGCTGGAGACGGCCGACTTCCTGTTGGCCGAGCTGCGCACGCCGGAAGGTGGTTTCGCCTCCGCGCTCGACGCCGACACCGAAGGCGAGGAGGGACGGTACTACGTCTGGTCGCCCACCGAACTGCGCGAGCTGCTCGGTGAGGACGCCGACTGGGTGATCGAGCTCTGCGACGTCACCGGGACCTTCGAGCACGGGACGTCGGTGCTCCAGCTGCGCAGCGATCCCGACGACCTGGACCGCTGGAACCGGATCCGCTCCGTACTGCGTGACGCCCGCGCGCGGCGGACGTACCCGGGCCGCGACGACAAGGTCGTTGCCGCCTGGAACGGACTCGCGATCACGGCACTGACCAGGGCCGGGCTGGTGCTCGACCGGCCCGAGTACGTCGAGGCGGCGGTGAAGGCGGCGGAGCTCGTCCGCGACGTGCACGTCGACGGTTCCGGCCGGCTGCACCGGACCTCGCGGGACGGCGCGGTGGGCACGGCGCACGGCGTGCTGGAGGACTACGCGGCCTACGCCCAGGCTTGCTTGACGTTGCTGGCGGCAACACGGGACGACAGTTGGCTGACCCTGGCGCAGCGCCTGCTGGACAGGGTTCTGCAGCAATTCGTTGCTGATGGCACGTTCTTCGACACGGCGGCCGACGCGGAGACGCTGGCCTGGCGGCCGCAGGACGCGACGGACAACGCCAGCCCGGCGGGTGTGTCGCTGGCGGCTGAGGCCTTCAGCACGCTCGCGTCGGTGACGGGGGAGGCCCGTTACGAGCAGGCTGCCGACCAGGCGCTTGCCGCGTCGGCCGCCATCGCTGCCCGAGCTCCTCGGTTCGCCGGCCGTGCGCTGGCGGTCGCCGAGACGCTGCAGTCCGGCCCGCTGGAGATCGCCGTCATCGGCGCCGAGGATGTTGCCGCGGGCGACGGGCAGGAGCAGGTCACGCAGCTCGTGCGGACCGCCTTGGCCAGTGCGCCCTGGGGGACGGCCGTCGTCCAGGGCAAGCCTGGGTCCGACGTGCCGCTGCTGGCCGGACGGGGCCTGGTCGACGGCCGCGCCGCGGCGTACGTGTGTCAGAAGTTCACCTGCCGGCTGCCGATCGTGTTGCCGGAAGACCTTCGCGGGGAGCTGAGCACCGCCCGCTGA
- a CDS encoding copper resistance D family protein, which yields MTATRAARHRMPGRLVAGGLSSMAVASLALVVALYAADSEPRDQGLGIGGPGEFVHWLLPFFRLLTTLATVGCAGGLLAAVVLLRTDGGPLGTQGRRAVRDAGNAAVIWAVAAFAGAVVTAAILLNTPVNLLRYRLDDALGVPEVKALLITGILVVAVAVGVRQVQTASAAGLGVLVAVTALIPPALTAYPRNEAYVVVAGAALVLHVIAATSWVGGLAGLVRYGRASRDGLPYVLERFSQVALISSITVLVSGLLSGAGRLAARAGGFDAVPGILTTDPYAALLLAKTVVFAVLILGGWIHRRQVVSNLIEPGPRFWQLVAAELLIMSAALGLSVAASQAI from the coding sequence GTGACCGCGACCCGCGCCGCCCGGCACCGGATGCCCGGACGCCTGGTCGCGGGTGGTCTCAGTTCGATGGCGGTCGCGTCGCTGGCCCTGGTGGTCGCGCTTTACGCCGCCGACAGTGAACCGCGGGACCAAGGTCTGGGCATCGGTGGTCCGGGCGAGTTCGTGCACTGGCTGCTGCCGTTCTTCCGGCTGCTGACCACGCTGGCGACGGTGGGCTGCGCGGGCGGGCTGCTCGCGGCCGTCGTGCTGCTGCGCACCGACGGAGGTCCGCTCGGCACGCAGGGCCGGCGCGCGGTGCGCGACGCCGGCAACGCCGCGGTCATCTGGGCCGTCGCCGCGTTCGCCGGCGCGGTCGTCACCGCGGCGATCCTGCTGAACACCCCGGTCAACCTGCTGCGCTACCGCCTCGACGACGCGCTCGGCGTGCCCGAGGTCAAGGCCTTGCTGATCACCGGCATCCTGGTCGTCGCCGTGGCCGTCGGCGTCCGTCAGGTGCAGACGGCGTCGGCCGCCGGCCTCGGCGTACTGGTCGCGGTGACCGCGCTGATCCCGCCCGCGCTGACGGCGTACCCGCGCAACGAGGCGTACGTCGTCGTCGCCGGCGCGGCCCTGGTCCTGCACGTGATCGCCGCCACCAGCTGGGTCGGCGGCCTGGCCGGCCTGGTCCGCTACGGCCGCGCCAGCCGCGACGGCCTGCCGTACGTGCTCGAGCGCTTCAGCCAGGTCGCCCTGATCTCCTCGATCACCGTCCTGGTCAGCGGCCTGCTCAGCGGCGCCGGCCGCCTGGCCGCCCGCGCCGGCGGCTTCGACGCCGTGCCCGGCATCCTCACCACCGACCCGTACGCCGCCCTGCTGCTCGCCAAGACCGTCGTCTTCGCCGTGCTCATCCTCGGCGGCTGGATCCACCGCCGCCAGGTCGTCAGCAACCTGATCGAACCCGGCCCCCGCTTCTGGCAACTCGTCGCCGCCGAGCTGCTCATCATGTCCGCCGCCCTCGGCCTCTCGGTCGCGGCCTCCCAGGCCATTTGA
- the mca gene encoding mycothiol conjugate amidase Mca, which produces MTEDLRLLHVHAHPDDESSKGAASTARYVAEGVDVMVATCTGGERGSILNPKMDRPDVLANMAEIRRREMDAAREILGIRQEWLGWVDSGFPEGDPLPPLPEGCFAAQKVEDAAAPLVKLIREFRPQVVTTYDENGGYPHPDHVMCHQITVAAFEAAGDQDAYPELGAPWQPLKLYYHHTFHRERMKALHDAMLARGLESPYAERLDDWKPDPENERRITTRVECAQYFGVRDRALLAHATQIDPDGAWFAVPLEVHQEAWPTEDYELARSLVESEIPENDLFAGLR; this is translated from the coding sequence GTGACCGAAGATCTTCGCCTGCTGCATGTCCATGCCCACCCCGACGACGAGTCCAGCAAGGGCGCCGCCTCGACCGCCCGGTACGTGGCCGAAGGCGTCGACGTGATGGTGGCCACCTGCACCGGCGGTGAACGTGGCTCGATCCTGAACCCGAAGATGGACCGGCCCGACGTGCTCGCGAACATGGCCGAGATCCGCCGCCGCGAGATGGACGCGGCCCGCGAGATCCTGGGCATCCGGCAGGAGTGGCTCGGCTGGGTCGACTCCGGGTTCCCCGAGGGCGATCCGCTGCCGCCGCTGCCCGAGGGCTGCTTCGCCGCGCAGAAGGTGGAGGACGCCGCCGCGCCGCTGGTGAAGCTGATCCGCGAGTTCCGCCCGCAGGTCGTCACGACGTACGACGAGAACGGTGGCTACCCGCACCCGGACCACGTGATGTGCCACCAGATCACCGTCGCCGCGTTCGAGGCGGCCGGGGACCAGGACGCCTACCCCGAACTGGGGGCGCCGTGGCAGCCGCTGAAGCTGTACTACCACCACACCTTCCACCGCGAGCGGATGAAGGCGCTGCACGACGCGATGCTGGCCCGCGGCCTGGAGTCGCCGTACGCCGAGCGGCTGGACGACTGGAAGCCCGATCCGGAGAACGAGCGCCGGATCACCACCCGGGTGGAGTGCGCGCAGTACTTCGGGGTGCGCGACCGGGCGTTGCTGGCGCACGCGACGCAGATCGACCCTGACGGCGCGTGGTTCGCCGTACCGCTGGAGGTTCACCAGGAGGCCTGGCCCACCGAGGACTACGAGCTGGCCCGGAGCCTGGTCGAGTCGGAGATCCCCGAGAACGACCTGTTCGCGGGGCTGCGCTGA
- a CDS encoding DUF4307 domain-containing protein — MTDPAATDLDARYGRTPRGRRPLLLVVIGVLAAVALAWLLRVAYIQSTPEVSSRLLTFSVTSDTSATATVQVERRKSVEASCRLQAKAADFSIVGELTLTVPADSARKQVLPATLSTQRTATSVVLIGCTTPGNARPH, encoded by the coding sequence TTGACCGACCCAGCCGCGACCGACCTGGACGCCCGCTACGGCCGTACGCCGCGCGGCCGCCGACCCCTGCTGCTGGTGGTGATCGGCGTGCTCGCGGCGGTCGCGCTGGCCTGGTTGCTCCGGGTCGCCTACATCCAGTCGACGCCGGAGGTGTCGTCCCGGCTGCTGACCTTCTCGGTCACCTCGGACACCTCCGCCACCGCGACCGTCCAGGTCGAGCGGCGCAAGTCCGTCGAGGCGTCCTGCCGGCTGCAGGCCAAGGCCGCCGACTTCTCGATCGTCGGAGAGTTGACCCTCACAGTGCCTGCCGACTCAGCGCGCAAGCAGGTTCTGCCGGCGACGCTGAGCACGCAGCGCACGGCCACGTCGGTGGTGCTGATCGGCTGCACGACCCCGGGCAACG